One genomic window of Helicobacter canis includes the following:
- the rfbG gene encoding CDP-glucose 4,6-dehydratase, with the protein MFDEAYRGKRVLITGHTGFKGSWLALWLSRLGARLYGYSLPPQEPSHYALSGAQKLFAKEWLADISDYAALESALQEAKPKVVLHLAAQPLVRQSYKDPLETFHTNALGVANLLNACRKLESLRAVVIVTTDKVYDNKEWLYGYRECDSLGGYDPYSASKACAEIITDSMRRSFFSLDDYGKKHSVLIATARAGNVIGGGDFSCDRLLPDLVRAAISREPASIRYPSSTRPWQFVCESLQGYLLLAQALLAGRVECASSFNFGPSGGQILRVSQVLELAQQEWEQIAYTIELDSSLHESGLLALDSSKASSLLGFSPLWNATEAIQKSVAWYRAWSETSTILSQEQLGEYMEQL; encoded by the coding sequence ATGTTTGATGAAGCTTACCGCGGTAAAAGGGTTTTGATAACGGGGCATACCGGCTTCAAAGGCTCGTGGCTAGCTCTATGGCTCTCACGCTTAGGAGCTAGGCTCTATGGCTACTCCCTGCCCCCGCAAGAGCCTAGCCACTACGCCCTAAGCGGTGCGCAAAAGCTCTTTGCCAAAGAGTGGCTAGCAGACATCAGCGACTACGCCGCGCTAGAGTCCGCCCTGCAAGAAGCCAAGCCTAAAGTGGTGCTCCACCTAGCAGCCCAGCCGCTTGTAAGGCAGAGCTACAAAGACCCGCTTGAGACTTTCCACACAAACGCCCTAGGCGTGGCAAATCTCCTAAACGCCTGCCGCAAGCTAGAATCCTTGCGTGCAGTAGTGATCGTAACCACCGATAAAGTCTATGACAACAAAGAGTGGCTCTATGGATACAGAGAGTGCGACTCACTTGGCGGCTATGATCCTTACAGCGCGTCTAAGGCGTGCGCGGAGATCATCACAGACTCTATGCGGCGGAGCTTTTTTAGCCTTGATGACTATGGCAAGAAGCATAGCGTGCTAATCGCCACGGCAAGGGCTGGCAATGTGATAGGCGGAGGGGACTTCAGCTGCGATAGGCTGCTGCCAGATCTCGTGCGAGCAGCGATAAGCCGCGAGCCTGCTAGCATTAGGTATCCTAGCTCCACGCGCCCGTGGCAGTTTGTGTGCGAGAGCTTGCAGGGCTACTTGCTGCTAGCACAGGCTCTGCTAGCAGGGCGAGTAGAATGCGCTAGTAGCTTCAACTTTGGACCTAGTGGGGGGCAGATCTTGCGCGTGAGTCAAGTGCTAGAGCTAGCGCAGCAGGAGTGGGAGCAGATCGCCTACACGATCGAGCTAGACTCTAGCTTGCACGAGAGTGGGCTGCTAGCACTAGACTCTAGCAAGGCTAGCAGCCTGCTAGGGTTTAGCCCGCTATGGAATGCCACAGAAGCGATACAAAAGAGCGTAGCGTGGTATAGGGCGTGG
- the rfbF gene encoding glucose-1-phosphate cytidylyltransferase, translating to MKVLILAGGLGTRLAEETGLKPKPMVEIGGRPILWHIMKIYAHYGFSDFIILTGYKGHIIKEYFLNYYTHYSDITIDLADNSLQIHANRHEPWRVTLLYTGQDSQTGGRILHAKPYINDESFMLTYGDGLSDINLHALLDFHRSHKGAMSMTSVLPEGRFGALEIEPSTNAVKTFVEKPRGDASAQQSGWINGGFFICEARVLEYIERAGLGDMTILEQEPLKNLAKDGQLYTYQHSGFWKCMDTLKDKNDLTQMWLSGSAPWAVW from the coding sequence ATGAAAGTCCTTATCCTAGCCGGCGGTCTTGGCACACGCCTAGCCGAAGAGACAGGGCTTAAGCCAAAGCCTATGGTAGAGATCGGCGGGCGACCGATTTTGTGGCATATTATGAAGATTTATGCGCACTATGGCTTTAGCGATTTTATTATCCTTACAGGCTATAAGGGGCATATCATCAAGGAGTATTTCCTAAACTACTACACACATTACAGCGACATTACCATAGACCTAGCGGACAACTCCTTGCAGATCCACGCCAATCGCCACGAGCCTTGGCGTGTAACGCTCCTCTACACCGGGCAAGACTCACAAACCGGCGGCAGGATCTTGCACGCCAAGCCCTATATCAATGATGAAAGCTTTATGCTCACTTATGGCGATGGCTTGAGCGATATAAACCTCCACGCCCTTTTAGACTTCCACAGATCGCACAAGGGTGCTATGAGTATGACTTCTGTGCTGCCAGAGGGGCGATTTGGCGCGCTAGAGATAGAGCCTAGCACCAATGCGGTAAAGACTTTCGTAGAAAAGCCCAGAGGCGATGCTAGCGCGCAGCAAAGCGGCTGGATCAATGGGGGGTTTTTCATCTGTGAGGCTAGGGTGCTTGAGTATATAGAGCGTGCAGGGCTTGGGGATATGACGATTTTGGAGCAAGAGCCTTTGAAAAATCTAGCCAAAGATGGGCAGCTCTATACCTACCAGCATAGCGGCTTTTGGAAGTGTATGGACACTTTGAAAGACAAAAATGACCTGACACAAATGTGGCTTAGTGGCAGCGCACCTTGGGCGGTATGGTGA
- a CDS encoding heavy metal translocating P-type ATPase codes for MQDQAPTAPTSCKCSHCQRSFPLSQLTHAKDSCGNDVYFCCNGCESVYKLLQKSGFSGFYERLGEVTLTPLEKKSIDLRYLDEPSFLQQHTKKLGTLNEVSLVIEGIHCAACVWLNEHILSLQKGIKKAHINYTNNKAKILFDSTQISLSAIFKLIESIGYSAHIYDPKSQEEQLAKAQRSFFISFVVGVFCTMSIMMVAIAQYVGYFYGMQPLMKDVLNLIACLLAAPVLFFTGRVFFSGAYYGLKLGYVGMDFLVAFGASLTFIYSIYASITRSGESYFESVAMIILFVFSGKFLEMRARRVAGDSLDSLHTILPNMAKVERDGSLQVCDVKDLRIGERVHIAVGEMLPCDGVACSDVLLDMRSLSGESLPVSKKSGQELLSGSIVLEKSLVYEVRKRYVDSTMSRIITLLEESLSSTPRVQELANRLAKYFSRFVLLIALGGFVYWWVDSGVDQALIITISVIVIACPCALALATPIASVVGISRAYKAGLVFKEARFLEVLAQAKAVVFDKTGTLTKGSPKVQYMERFGEFDESVLAHFVRCSSHPISAAVAECFRPSGAVELGAVVQVDSRGIRAKWGEVEVVGGSVEFLLENGVMDSALLKKHRLSPTASLVLGRHSADFGGDSALRDKAGSLWLAASIDAPVLSPCSPLHNPAFSSQILESQGSFTKQAEIKTTALKSTFESPTAKRSFFRKQATAVQGEAAAGFFRAPRILEKENQGECEKSTPSSLRADLSARQSTQTKTQNLESTFDKNAQNIQTLQKADSRENAKNVSKQPKDSRICDEKPLLCKPRKEIRLERLSTKRGAAIKGLSRKAESQKPMPLDSMSIFAYATNKALKLICYISDEAKDGAKELVAYLQSSGKQVVLLSGDRAGAVEAVASSLGIREFHSGLLPDQKAQYIQDLQEALSTPRGKGLWRKDPSVVMIGDGLNDIVALKTADVGVSMGAGSDIAIAQSDVIVLDDSLVSLQAGFVIARETYTRIYQNLAISLAYNALLIPLALCGFVIPLVAALSMSLSSLLVVGNSLRKSSSKGGDFIDTHKP; via the coding sequence GTGCAAGACCAAGCCCCCACCGCTCCCACTTCTTGCAAATGCTCGCACTGCCAGCGTAGCTTCCCACTCTCCCAGCTCACACACGCCAAAGACTCTTGTGGCAATGATGTGTATTTCTGCTGCAATGGCTGTGAGAGCGTGTATAAGCTACTGCAAAAAAGTGGCTTTAGTGGATTCTATGAGCGATTGGGCGAGGTGACGCTCACACCTTTAGAGAAAAAAAGCATAGATTTACGCTACCTTGATGAGCCTAGCTTCTTGCAGCAGCACACAAAAAAGCTAGGCACACTCAATGAAGTAAGTCTTGTGATAGAGGGCATTCACTGCGCGGCGTGTGTATGGCTTAATGAGCATATCCTAAGCCTGCAAAAGGGCATTAAAAAGGCGCATATCAACTACACAAACAACAAAGCAAAAATCCTCTTTGATAGCACGCAAATCAGCCTATCTGCTATCTTTAAGCTTATAGAGTCTATCGGCTATAGCGCGCATATCTATGACCCCAAATCCCAAGAAGAGCAGCTAGCAAAAGCACAAAGAAGCTTTTTTATCTCCTTTGTGGTGGGGGTGTTTTGCACGATGAGCATTATGATGGTGGCTATCGCGCAGTATGTGGGGTATTTCTATGGTATGCAGCCTTTGATGAAAGATGTGCTAAATCTCATCGCCTGTTTGCTTGCTGCTCCGGTGCTGTTTTTCACAGGGCGGGTATTTTTCTCCGGGGCGTATTATGGGCTTAAGCTTGGCTATGTCGGTATGGACTTTTTAGTAGCTTTTGGGGCTAGCTTGACATTTATCTACTCGATTTATGCGAGCATTACGCGCAGTGGGGAGAGCTACTTTGAATCAGTGGCGATGATTATTCTCTTTGTCTTTAGTGGGAAGTTTTTAGAAATGCGCGCTAGGAGGGTCGCTGGCGATAGCCTTGATAGCCTGCATACGATCTTGCCAAATATGGCTAAAGTGGAGCGCGATGGGAGCTTGCAAGTCTGCGATGTGAAAGATTTGCGCATAGGGGAGCGGGTGCATATCGCTGTGGGGGAAATGCTGCCGTGCGATGGGGTGGCTTGCAGTGATGTGCTACTAGATATGCGCTCACTCTCTGGGGAGAGCTTGCCTGTGAGTAAAAAGAGCGGGCAAGAGCTGCTATCTGGAAGTATCGTGCTAGAAAAATCGCTTGTCTATGAAGTGCGCAAGCGATATGTGGATTCTACGATGAGTAGGATTATCACGCTCCTAGAAGAGAGCCTAAGCTCCACTCCTAGGGTGCAGGAGCTGGCAAATCGCTTGGCGAAGTATTTCTCCCGCTTTGTGCTGCTTATCGCGCTGGGTGGGTTTGTGTATTGGTGGGTGGATTCTGGGGTGGATCAGGCGTTGATCATCACAATTTCTGTGATTGTGATCGCCTGCCCTTGCGCACTTGCGCTTGCTACACCCATTGCTAGTGTGGTGGGGATCTCGCGTGCGTATAAGGCGGGGCTGGTGTTTAAAGAAGCGCGATTTTTAGAAGTGCTAGCACAAGCAAAGGCGGTGGTCTTTGACAAGACAGGCACGCTCACAAAGGGCAGCCCAAAGGTGCAGTATATGGAGCGATTTGGGGAGTTTGATGAGAGCGTGCTAGCGCATTTTGTGCGGTGCTCTTCTCACCCTATTTCTGCGGCAGTGGCAGAGTGCTTCCGCCCAAGTGGAGCGGTGGAGCTAGGCGCGGTGGTGCAGGTGGATTCTAGGGGGATAAGGGCGAAATGGGGGGAGGTGGAGGTGGTAGGCGGGAGTGTAGAGTTTTTGCTAGAAAATGGCGTTATGGATTCGGCTTTACTAAAGAAACATCGGCTATCGCCGACCGCTTCGCTTGTTTTGGGTAGGCATTCCGCAGATTTTGGGGGGGATTCGGCTTTGCGCGATAAAGCAGGGAGTTTGTGGCTCGCAGCGTCGATAGACGCTCCAGTCTTATCTCCTTGCTCGCCACTACACAACCCTGCTTTCTCATCGCAAATCCTAGAATCCCAAGGCAGCTTTACAAAACAAGCTGAAATCAAAACTACCGCCCTAAAATCCACTTTTGAAAGCCCCACCGCAAAGCGAAGCTTCTTTAGAAAACAAGCGACAGCGGTGCAAGGCGAAGCCGCAGCAGGTTTCTTTAGAGCTCCTAGAATCCTAGAGAAAGAGAATCAGGGCGAGTGTGAAAAATCCACCCCCTCGTCATTGCGAGCCGACTTGTCGGCGCGGCAATCCACACAAACAAAGACACAAAACCTAGAATCCACTTTTGATAAAAACGCACAAAACATACAAACATTACAAAAAGCGGATTCTAGGGAAAATGCCAAAAATGTAAGCAAGCAGCCAAAGGATTCTAGGATTTGCGATGAGAAACCTTTGCTTTGCAAGCCGCGCAAGGAGATAAGACTCGAGCGTCTATCGACGAAGCGCGGCGCAGCAATCAAAGGTTTATCGCGCAAAGCCGAATCCCAAAAGCCAATGCCTTTAGACTCTATGAGCATCTTCGCCTACGCTACAAACAAAGCCCTTAAGCTCATTTGCTACATAAGCGATGAGGCAAAAGATGGGGCGAAAGAGCTTGTAGCATACCTACAAAGCAGTGGCAAGCAAGTCGTGCTGCTTAGTGGCGATAGGGCGGGCGCGGTGGAGGCTGTGGCAAGCTCGCTTGGGATTAGGGAGTTTCATAGCGGACTGCTCCCAGACCAAAAGGCGCAGTATATACAGGATCTGCAAGAAGCCTTAAGCACGCCTAGGGGCAAGGGACTCTGGCGCAAAGATCCTAGCGTGGTGATGATAGGCGATGGGCTTAATGACATTGTAGCCCTAAAGACTGCCGATGTGGGGGTCTCTATGGGGGCTGGGAGTGATATAGCTATCGCCCAAAGTGATGTGATCGTGCTAGATGATAGTCTAGTGAGCTTGCAAGCAGGCTTTGTAATCGCTAGGGAGACTTATACTAGGATTTATCAAAATCTCGCCATAAGCCTAGCCTACAATGCCCTATTGATCCCGCTAGCTTTATGCGGCTTTGTGATCCCGCTTGTCGCAGCCCTTAGTATGAGTCTGTCCTCTTTGCTTGTCGTGGGCAACTCCCTGCGCAAGAGTAGCAGTAAGGGTGGCGACTTCATAGACACGCACAAGCCTTAA
- a CDS encoding phosphatase PAP2 family protein: MKALLFIVLVVSLAYSEVEQKRQDIEMQNIATNSTHSSSLRKFGDVAQFLPAASLVYAIFLRDFVGARQQAVGFVAVVASTYAVKYALHFLAPSSPRIQALSKRPDGENFEGFPSGHTASAFAAVGFLQKRYGLRLGLPALAIASVVGISRIDAKRHTIAQVICGGMLGFFLSFLLASRRDDKRIGKGGGKGTYHAPSTKTTLCECALLAVMVL, from the coding sequence ATGAAGGCATTGTTGTTTATTGTGCTAGTTGTAAGCCTAGCATATAGCGAGGTTGAGCAAAAGAGGCAAGATATTGAAATGCAAAATATTGCTACAAACTCTACGCATTCTAGCAGCTTGCGCAAGTTTGGCGATGTGGCGCAGTTTTTGCCAGCGGCAAGCTTGGTGTATGCGATTTTTTTACGCGATTTTGTGGGGGCTAGGCAGCAGGCTGTGGGCTTTGTAGCAGTGGTGGCTAGCACTTATGCAGTGAAGTATGCCCTGCATTTTCTAGCACCCTCTAGCCCTAGGATACAAGCTCTCTCCAAACGCCCAGATGGTGAGAATTTCGAGGGCTTCCCTAGTGGGCATACGGCTTCAGCCTTTGCAGCGGTAGGGTTTTTGCAGAAGCGGTATGGGCTGCGCTTGGGGCTGCCAGCCTTGGCGATCGCAAGTGTGGTTGGGATCTCTAGGATTGATGCTAAAAGACACACGATAGCCCAAGTGATTTGCGGGGGTATGCTTGGGTTTTTCCTCTCATTCCTCCTAGCTTCTAGGCGCGATGATAAGCGCATAGGCAAGGGCGGGGGCAAAGGCACATATCACGCCCCTAGCACCAAAACAACTCTGTGTGAATGCGCTCTGCTAGCAGTTATGGTGCTCTAG
- a CDS encoding Gfo/Idh/MocA family protein, with protein MKCALVGCGYWGEKVLSALCKPQESRDLGVLEPYGKGVLHSAEFELVGVYDSHLDNAQKARESCPSVHIYPSFEALLADRQIQAVFIITPPASHFALAKAALEAKKHIFVEKPLALSSKECALLYELAARQGVVVHCDHIFLYAPAVQWLKAHIHELGEICSIHARRESLGRLQKEVSVVWDLALHDIAILDYVLGAGVLEQMKPSARVVEAGGYRAVADIGLVDTRTTIAIHTSWLSPTKVREMVIVGRSGRGVVYDEVADPKLAMFAMDSALFGEDSALRDKAGSLWLASSIDTQVLSPCSPLHNPAFSSQILESTFESPTAKRSFFRKQATAVQGGGTQTGFFRAPRILEEEKGAGCEKSAANQKVDSSNEAFLSSLRADLSAWQSTQTKTQILESTFDKNAKLQKKDSSPNAHFSVIASRDSGVAIHKGAKVDSSKQPQDSRIFDKTAQSVFDSHAAGGRIVDTNAELQKADSSKQPKDSRILEIESGLFKRVQRRILGVCNCSTRAEIADSSPKPAAAVQGEAEAGFFRKAESTKQKPTPESSQAKLPTTPPLISSIAHFYAQITQGQICQELASHTLRVVQILEQIDVATLR; from the coding sequence ATGAAATGCGCGCTTGTGGGGTGTGGATATTGGGGGGAAAAGGTGCTAAGTGCTTTGTGTAAGCCGCAAGAGTCGCGGGATTTAGGCGTGCTAGAGCCTTATGGCAAAGGCGTGCTACACAGCGCGGAGTTTGAGCTTGTAGGTGTGTATGATAGCCATTTAGATAATGCGCAAAAGGCGCGAGAATCTTGCCCGAGCGTGCATATCTATCCTAGCTTTGAAGCCTTGCTAGCAGATAGGCAGATACAAGCGGTGTTTATCATCACGCCCCCGGCTAGCCATTTTGCCCTAGCTAAAGCCGCCCTAGAAGCAAAAAAGCACATCTTTGTCGAAAAGCCCCTAGCTCTAAGCTCTAAAGAGTGCGCCTTGCTCTATGAGCTAGCAGCTAGGCAGGGTGTGGTGGTGCATTGCGATCATATCTTTTTGTATGCGCCAGCGGTGCAGTGGCTAAAGGCGCATATCCACGAGCTAGGCGAGATCTGCTCTATCCACGCACGGCGTGAGAGCTTGGGGCGATTGCAAAAAGAAGTAAGCGTGGTGTGGGATCTTGCCTTGCACGATATAGCGATTTTGGACTATGTGCTAGGGGCGGGCGTGCTAGAGCAGATGAAGCCCTCTGCTAGGGTGGTGGAAGCAGGCGGCTATCGCGCTGTGGCGGACATAGGCTTGGTGGATACGCGCACGACTATTGCGATCCATACCTCTTGGCTCTCGCCTACAAAGGTGCGTGAAATGGTGATCGTGGGGAGGAGTGGGAGAGGGGTGGTGTATGACGAGGTGGCAGATCCTAAACTCGCTATGTTTGCTATGGATTCGGCTTTGTTTGGGGAGGATTCGGCTTTGCGCGATAAAGCAGGGAGTTTGTGGCTCGCTTCGTCGATAGACACCCAAGTCTTATCTCCTTGCTCGCCACTGCACAACCCTGCTTTCTCATCGCAAATCCTAGAATCCACTTTTGAAAGCCCCACCGCAAAGCGAAGCTTCTTTAGAAAACAAGCGACAGCGGTGCAAGGCGGGGGCACGCAAACAGGTTTCTTTAGAGCTCCTAGAATCCTTGAAGAAGAAAAAGGGGCTGGGTGTGAAAAATCCGCCGCAAATCAAAAAGTGGATTCTAGTAATGAAGCTTTTTTATCGTCATTGCGAGCCGACTTGTCGGCGTGGCAATCCACACAAACAAAGACACAAATCCTAGAATCCACTTTTGATAAAAACGCAAAATTACAAAAAAAGGATTCTAGCCCTAACGCCCATTTTTCCGTCATTGCGAGCCGCGATAGCGGCGTGGCAATCCACAAAGGCGCAAAAGTGGACTCTAGCAAGCAGCCGCAGGATTCTAGGATTTTTGACAAAACCGCCCAAAGCGTGTTTGATAGCCACGCCGCAGGCGGCAGGATTGTTGATACAAACGCAGAATTACAAAAAGCGGATTCTAGCAAGCAGCCAAAGGATTCTAGGATTTTGGAGATAGAATCGGGGCTTTTCAAGCGCGTGCAAAGGCGCATACTTGGCGTATGTAACTGCAGCACGCGCGCAGAAATCGCCGATTCTAGCCCAAAACCAGCGGCAGCGGTGCAAGGCGAAGCCGAAGCAGGTTTCTTTAGAAAAGCCGAATCCACCAAGCAAAAGCCAACGCCAGAATCAAGCCAAGCTAAACTCCCCACCACTCCGCCACTTATCTCTTCCATCGCCCATTTTTACGCCCAAATCACACAAGGACAAATATGCCAAGAATTAGCCAGCCACACCTTGCGTGTAGTCCAGATCCTAGAGCAAATCGATGTAGCCACTTTACGCTAA
- the rimO gene encoding 30S ribosomal protein S12 methylthiotransferase RimO, with translation MRPLLHLISLGCTKNLVDSEVMLGRLGACEISDDIARADVIIINTCGFIQAAKQESIQTILEAANARKKGALLVVSGCLSERYATELEQEIPEIDLIIGVRDYAKIDTLLEQKGFSLPRFFAAPNTFATSPKSAAQASRIASSKDKVFLADETHKRVIANSRLHAYIKLSEGCNQLCSFCAIPSFKGKLQSRPIASILREVESLAKQGFVDFSFIAQDSSSYLRDQGQTDGLIQLIKALDTQNIAQNARIHYLYPTTTSPKLIEAMISSPIVQNYFDMPLQHIADDMLKRMRRNHTSTQARELLRLMKEAPNAFLRSTFIIGHPGESEGEFAQLQEFLEEGVFDCVNLFAFSSEEGTLAHTMSGIVPTKITNARLKILQKLLAKQAKERAKALQGATVQAFIESKSAVSEYFYSARDHRWGLEIDGEILINELDPSLEAQVDSSGLAPGLYEVQITQAKDTMLLGSALRKL, from the coding sequence ATGCGCCCCTTACTTCATCTAATCTCGCTTGGCTGCACGAAAAACCTTGTCGATAGCGAGGTTATGCTAGGGCGGCTTGGAGCGTGTGAAATAAGCGATGATATAGCTAGGGCAGATGTGATTATCATCAATACTTGTGGCTTTATCCAAGCAGCAAAGCAAGAGAGTATCCAAACGATCCTAGAAGCGGCAAATGCGCGTAAAAAGGGCGCGCTACTTGTGGTAAGCGGCTGCCTAAGCGAGCGATATGCCACAGAGCTAGAGCAAGAAATCCCAGAGATTGACTTAATCATCGGCGTGCGCGATTACGCTAAAATCGACACGCTTTTAGAGCAAAAGGGCTTTAGCCTTCCGCGCTTTTTTGCTGCTCCTAATACCTTTGCTACAAGCCCTAAGAGTGCGGCGCAAGCTAGCAGGATCGCCTCTAGTAAGGACAAAGTCTTTTTAGCAGATGAAACACATAAGCGAGTCATCGCAAACTCCCGCCTACACGCCTATATCAAGCTCTCTGAAGGCTGCAATCAGCTCTGCTCCTTTTGCGCGATCCCAAGCTTTAAAGGCAAGCTCCAATCCCGCCCTATCGCCTCTATTTTACGCGAGGTGGAGAGCCTAGCCAAGCAGGGCTTTGTGGATTTTAGCTTCATCGCCCAAGATTCTAGCTCCTACTTGCGCGATCAAGGGCAAACAGACGGGCTAATCCAGCTCATAAAAGCCCTAGATACGCAAAATATCGCCCAAAATGCTAGAATCCACTATCTCTACCCCACCACCACAAGCCCCAAGCTCATCGAAGCGATGATTAGCTCGCCCATCGTGCAAAACTACTTTGATATGCCCTTGCAGCATATCGCAGATGATATGCTAAAACGAATGCGCCGCAACCACACAAGCACGCAAGCTAGAGAGCTACTAAGACTTATGAAAGAAGCACCCAATGCCTTTTTGCGCAGCACCTTTATCATAGGGCATCCGGGCGAGAGTGAGGGGGAGTTTGCGCAGTTGCAAGAGTTTTTAGAAGAAGGGGTGTTTGATTGTGTCAATCTCTTTGCGTTTTCTAGTGAAGAAGGCACGCTAGCGCATACGATGAGCGGCATAGTCCCCACGAAGATCACCAATGCTAGGCTAAAGATCTTGCAAAAGCTTTTAGCAAAGCAGGCAAAAGAGCGTGCCAAAGCCCTGCAAGGTGCGACAGTGCAGGCATTTATAGAGTCTAAAAGTGCGGTAAGCGAGTATTTTTACAGCGCGCGAGATCATAGGTGGGGGCTAGAGATTGATGGGGAGATTTTGATAAACGAGCTAGATCCTAGCCTAGAGGCGCAAGTGGATTCTAGTGGGCTTGCGCCCGGGCTATATGAAGTGCAAATCACACAGGCAAAGGACACAATGCTCCTAGGTAGTGCGCTTAGGAAGTTATAG